A DNA window from Desulfonauticus submarinus contains the following coding sequences:
- a CDS encoding CoA-binding protein, with product MVQECVLPDYSQVPQEAFDIVKATKSLAIIGASPKKERPSHQVFAYLLKQEFKVVPVNPGQTEILGQKCYPSLLDIPFSIDTAVIFRKPEAVKEIIYQALQKGVSNIWMQEGIISQDAYNLAKEKGLNVVMNFCFKKVHILLKTR from the coding sequence ATGGTTCAAGAATGTGTTTTACCTGATTATAGTCAAGTGCCACAAGAAGCATTTGATATTGTCAAAGCGACAAAAAGTTTAGCTATAATTGGTGCTAGTCCTAAAAAAGAGCGTCCTAGTCATCAAGTCTTTGCTTATCTTTTAAAACAAGAGTTTAAAGTTGTGCCTGTAAACCCAGGACAGACAGAAATTCTAGGACAAAAATGTTATCCCTCTCTTTTGGATATTCCTTTTTCTATAGATACGGCTGTAATTTTTAGAAAGCCAGAGGCTGTTAAGGAAATTATTTATCAAGCTTTGCAAAAAGGTGTTTCTAATATTTGGATGCAAGAAGGGATTATTAGTCAAGATGCTTATAATTTGGCAAAAGAAAAGGGACTTAATGTAGTAATGAATTTTTGTTTTAAAAAAGTTCATATACTTTTAAAGACAAGATAA
- a CDS encoding gamma-glutamylcyclotransferase family protein → MKEFIFVYGTLMAKINHKMHFKFRQYTSFVGQGFTYGKLYLVSYYPALILDNSQKNIVKGEVYQIENHNLFKWLDKYEGLFDKPPLYFKQKIKVFLYPKQVSLLAWCYIYARSSKKLIFLEKGDFYFFWQNSHAS, encoded by the coding sequence ATGAAAGAATTTATTTTTGTTTATGGTACATTAATGGCTAAAATCAACCACAAAATGCACTTTAAATTTCGCCAATACACATCCTTTGTAGGACAAGGATTTACCTATGGAAAACTTTATCTTGTTTCCTATTACCCTGCTTTAATCTTAGATAATTCTCAAAAAAATATAGTAAAAGGAGAAGTTTACCAAATAGAAAACCACAATCTTTTCAAATGGTTAGACAAATATGAAGGATTATTTGACAAACCTCCTCTCTATTTTAAACAAAAGATAAAAGTCTTTTTATATCCTAAACAAGTCTCTCTTTTAGCCTGGTGTTATATTTATGCTCGCTCTAGTAAAAAACTAATATTTCTTGAAAAAGGAGATTTTTATTTTTTTTGGCAAAATAGTCATGCTAGTTAA
- a CDS encoding inositol-3-phosphate synthase, whose protein sequence is MAQKIKIGIVGVGNCASALIQGIYYYKNKQPEDAIGLMHWEIGGYKPFDIEIRAAFDIDARKVGKDVSEAIFSPPNCTTIFCPNIPLIGTKVQMGQILDGFSEHMKNYDAKYTFVLSDAPQLSQEEVVNILKENQVEVLLNYLPVGSEEATKFYADCALKAGCAFVNNIPVFIASNPKWASKFKNAGLPIIGDDIKSQVGATIVHRILVDLFKKRGVKLEKTYQLNTGGNTDFLNMLNRTRLASKKESKTEAVQAVTAKRLVDENIHVGPSDYVAWQKDNKIAFIRLEGKLFGDVPMNLELRLSVEDSPNSAGVAIDAIRCAKLALDRKQGGALVEPSAYFCKHPPIQFTDDQARKLVEDFINA, encoded by the coding sequence ATGGCTCAAAAAATCAAAATAGGCATTGTTGGAGTTGGCAACTGTGCCAGTGCGCTGATCCAGGGAATTTATTACTATAAAAATAAACAGCCTGAAGATGCTATTGGTTTAATGCATTGGGAAATAGGAGGATATAAGCCGTTTGATATCGAAATAAGAGCAGCCTTTGATATTGATGCAAGAAAAGTAGGAAAAGATGTTAGTGAGGCAATATTTAGTCCTCCAAACTGTACAACAATCTTTTGTCCCAACATACCGCTTATAGGGACAAAGGTCCAAATGGGACAAATCTTAGATGGATTTTCAGAACACATGAAAAATTATGATGCCAAATACACATTTGTTCTTTCTGATGCGCCTCAGTTATCTCAAGAAGAAGTAGTAAATATTTTAAAAGAAAACCAAGTTGAAGTTCTTTTAAATTATCTGCCTGTTGGTTCTGAAGAAGCCACAAAATTCTATGCTGACTGCGCTCTAAAAGCTGGGTGTGCATTTGTAAATAATATTCCAGTATTTATTGCCAGCAACCCTAAATGGGCTTCTAAATTTAAAAATGCAGGCTTGCCAATTATTGGAGACGATATCAAATCCCAAGTAGGAGCAACTATTGTCCATAGAATTTTGGTTGATCTATTTAAAAAACGAGGAGTAAAATTAGAAAAGACATATCAATTAAATACAGGCGGAAACACTGACTTTTTAAACATGTTAAACAGAACTAGATTAGCTTCAAAAAAAGAATCAAAAACAGAAGCTGTACAAGCAGTTACTGCTAAACGCCTAGTAGATGAAAATATACATGTAGGGCCAAGCGATTATGTTGCTTGGCAAAAAGACAATAAGATAGCGTTTATCAGATTGGAGGGAAAATTGTTTGGAGATGTACCTATGAATCTAGAACTCAGATTGTCAGTAGAAGATTCACCTAATTCTGCAGGCGTGGCTATAGATGCAATTAGATGCGCAAAACTAGCTCTAGATAGGAAGCAAGGAGGAGCTCTTGTAGAGCCTTCTGCTTATTTCTGTAAACATCCACCGATACAATTTACTGATGACCAAGCCAGAAAACTAGTAGAAGACTTTATAAATGCGTAA
- a CDS encoding rhomboid family intramembrane serine protease: MIPLKDSIPHRETPFVNYFIIALNCLVFLYETSLSPAELETLFHNFGLVPARYTHPVWAMFTGLSPHNYLPFFTNIFLHGGWFHLISNMWALFIFGDNVEDRLGHKRYLLFYLLCGIGANLCHFMLNADSTLPTVGASGAISGIMGAYLILFPFSRIITLIPIFFLPYFIEIPAFFYLIAWFFMQVFSGVFSLANPYASSNIAFFAHIGGFIIGIVLLPLFKNKNYRTWYPDEIYFNV, translated from the coding sequence ATGATTCCATTAAAAGACTCTATTCCTCATAGAGAAACCCCTTTTGTAAATTACTTTATTATTGCGTTAAATTGTTTAGTGTTTTTATATGAAACTTCTCTTTCCCCTGCGGAACTAGAAACACTTTTCCACAACTTTGGACTTGTTCCTGCAAGATATACTCATCCTGTATGGGCAATGTTTACAGGATTATCCCCTCATAATTACTTGCCTTTTTTTACCAACATTTTTCTTCACGGCGGTTGGTTCCATCTTATTTCTAATATGTGGGCCTTGTTTATATTTGGAGACAATGTAGAAGATAGATTAGGCCATAAACGCTATTTATTATTTTATTTATTATGTGGAATAGGAGCTAATTTATGCCATTTTATGCTCAATGCAGATTCTACTCTCCCAACTGTAGGGGCATCTGGTGCAATTTCTGGAATAATGGGAGCCTACCTCATTCTTTTTCCATTTTCTAGAATTATTACTTTAATTCCTATTTTTTTCTTGCCTTATTTTATTGAAATACCTGCATTTTTCTATTTAATTGCCTGGTTTTTTATGCAAGTATTTTCTGGTGTATTTAGCCTAGCTAATCCTTATGCATCTTCAAATATTGCATTCTTTGCCCACATAGGAGGTTTTATTATTGGAATAGTGTTATTACCTTTATTTAAAAACAAAAATTATAGAACATGGTATCCAGATGAGATTTATTTTAATGTTTAA
- a CDS encoding SDH family Clp fold serine proteinase produces MHYMDLFWLFFILSALQPILKQKMLEAARQRLIAKIEKQRKSRVILLIHRQETMSLLGFPVFRYIDIQDSEEVLRAIHLTDPTVPLDIVLHTPGGLVLASLQIARALKKHKGKVTVFVPHYAMSGGTMIALAADEIVMTNSSVLGPIDPQLGQYPAASLLRTTEKKPVDKLEDQTLIMADMAKMAIKQVEEAAYDLLIKNYPQEKAKELAKILSEGRWTHDYAITFEEAQKLGLKVNNNMPQEILQLLSLYPQPVKKVPSVEYLPIPKKDISSK; encoded by the coding sequence ATGCATTACATGGATTTATTTTGGCTATTTTTTATTTTATCAGCCCTTCAACCCATTTTAAAACAAAAAATGCTAGAAGCAGCCAGACAAAGACTTATTGCCAAAATTGAAAAACAACGAAAATCAAGAGTTATTCTTTTAATTCATAGGCAAGAAACCATGAGTTTACTCGGGTTTCCTGTATTTCGTTATATTGATATTCAAGACTCAGAAGAAGTTTTACGGGCAATTCATTTAACAGATCCAACAGTTCCTCTAGACATAGTTTTACATACTCCTGGAGGATTGGTCTTAGCCTCCCTTCAAATTGCAAGAGCCTTAAAAAAACATAAAGGAAAAGTAACTGTATTCGTTCCTCATTATGCAATGAGCGGAGGCACAATGATAGCTTTAGCTGCCGATGAAATTGTAATGACAAACTCTTCTGTTTTAGGGCCTATTGATCCTCAACTCGGCCAATATCCTGCAGCATCTTTGCTTAGAACAACTGAAAAAAAGCCTGTAGATAAATTAGAAGATCAAACTCTCATCATGGCTGACATGGCCAAAATGGCAATTAAACAAGTAGAAGAAGCTGCTTATGACTTACTTATCAAAAATTATCCTCAAGAAAAGGCTAAAGAACTAGCTAAAATTTTATCTGAGGGGAGATGGACACATGATTATGCTATTACATTTGAAGAAGCTCAAAAATTAGGTTTAAAAGTTAATAACAATATGCCCCAGGAAATTTTGCAACTTTTAAGTCTTTATCCCCAACCAGTGAAAAAAGTTCCCAGCGTGGAATATCTTCCAATACCTAAAAAAGACATTTCTTCAAAATAA
- a CDS encoding pyridoxine 5'-phosphate synthase, producing MPRLCVNVDHVATLRQARLGIEPDPLTAAHMAEIAGASGIIVHLREDRRHIQDQDVYNLKQSLKTHLHLEMAATPEMQQIALRIEPYMICLVPEKRQELTTEGGLNCLAQTEHLKKYLLPFKEKKILTSLFIDADIEQIKAAQQIGADYIEIHTGHYADASCYTEQKKEFDRILKAIEYAQSLGLKVNLGHGLNYHNILAFAKVRGIEEYSIGHSIISRAIYVGISKAVEQMVQIINKFLD from the coding sequence ATGCCAAGACTCTGTGTAAATGTAGATCATGTCGCAACTTTAAGGCAAGCTCGATTGGGTATAGAGCCAGATCCTCTTACTGCAGCTCATATGGCAGAAATTGCAGGAGCAAGTGGAATTATAGTCCATTTACGAGAAGATAGGCGCCATATCCAAGATCAAGATGTTTACAACCTTAAACAAAGTTTAAAGACTCATCTCCATTTAGAAATGGCTGCTACTCCAGAAATGCAACAAATAGCTTTACGCATAGAACCATATATGATTTGCTTAGTTCCTGAAAAAAGGCAGGAACTAACCACCGAAGGTGGCCTAAACTGTCTTGCTCAAACAGAACACCTAAAAAAATATCTTTTACCTTTTAAAGAAAAAAAAATTTTGACCAGTCTTTTTATTGACGCTGATATAGAACAAATTAAGGCAGCACAACAAATAGGAGCAGATTATATAGAAATACACACTGGTCATTATGCTGATGCAAGTTGTTATACAGAACAAAAAAAAGAATTTGACAGAATATTAAAAGCTATTGAATACGCTCAATCTCTAGGCCTAAAAGTAAATTTAGGACATGGGTTAAATTATCACAATATTTTAGCTTTTGCTAAAGTAAGAGGAATCGAAGAATATTCTATTGGACATAGCATTATTTCCAGAGCAATATATGTAGGTATTTCTAAGGCTGTGGAACAGATGGTTCAAATAATAAATAAATTTTTAGATTAA
- the acpS gene encoding holo-ACP synthase, translated as MILGIGLDVVEVTRIEKIYSRYKAHFIKKILTPKEKEKISKPEVLYLASRFAVKEAVVKAIGTGFRAGIGFQDIEVVNSSDGKPNIILKNKALEAFKNMGGKFIHVSITHTKLIASAVVIIEN; from the coding sequence ATGATCTTAGGGATTGGATTAGATGTAGTTGAAGTAACAAGAATAGAAAAAATCTATTCTCGTTATAAAGCTCACTTTATCAAAAAAATATTAACTCCAAAAGAAAAAGAAAAAATAAGCAAACCAGAGGTTCTATATTTAGCATCAAGATTTGCTGTTAAAGAAGCTGTAGTAAAAGCTATTGGAACAGGATTTAGAGCAGGAATAGGCTTTCAAGATATTGAAGTAGTAAATTCCTCTGATGGTAAGCCAAATATAATTTTAAAAAACAAGGCCCTTGAGGCCTTTAAAAATATGGGAGGCAAATTCATTCATGTTTCTATTACTCATACCAAATTAATAGCATCAGCAGTAGTAATTATTGAAAATTAA
- a CDS encoding NAD(P)H-hydrate dehydratase gives MFQPLPTPKEMAMWDKMAIEDFNILPEILMENASQEALYILREQFPSLKGKTALIFAGSGNNGGDGFALARHLVNHEVKVMILHSKRQKEYRGTTAGYHLKLAKKMDIPLMHLPEYNMDFLPQVDIVVDGLLGTGFKGHLRSEYEKWIKKINKIGEKAFVLSLDIPSGLNGETGNPSPLAVKADVTITFEEAKLGLFLPPAKPYVGTLKIGKIGIPKKIKIENPCTHYALTHKILNLLSLPPSTLHKGKAGHVLIIGGSPGLCGAPQLAALGALRSGAGLVTVACPQSLKTEVKGCFPEIMTLFVNNSDSYLGPETLEIIKENLFKFKAVVFGPGLGRNKSCLELLKSYLCLENYPLTVFDADSLYFFASYPELFDMIKNKNEVIFTPHPGEMARFFGNKAEDINQQRAKYAYEFVNKYKVNLILKGAATIVAVPGKPLYISPFATPNLALGGSGDILAGILGSLLAQGYSPLNAACLGVYMHGLTGQYLGEKYPYRGNLAQDIANSLPLVLAKVIKQSN, from the coding sequence ATGTTTCAACCATTACCTACCCCCAAAGAAATGGCAATGTGGGATAAGATGGCAATAGAAGATTTCAACATCTTACCAGAAATCTTAATGGAAAATGCCAGTCAAGAAGCTCTTTATATTTTAAGAGAACAATTCCCTTCCTTAAAAGGAAAAACTGCTCTTATCTTTGCAGGCTCTGGGAATAATGGTGGTGATGGTTTTGCTTTGGCCAGACATTTGGTCAACCATGAAGTAAAAGTCATGATTTTACACTCCAAAAGACAAAAAGAATATCGAGGGACTACTGCAGGATACCACCTAAAACTAGCCAAAAAAATGGATATTCCATTAATGCACTTACCTGAATATAATATGGATTTCTTACCTCAGGTAGATATTGTAGTAGATGGGTTATTAGGCACTGGCTTTAAAGGACATTTAAGATCTGAATATGAAAAATGGATAAAAAAAATCAACAAAATTGGAGAAAAGGCTTTTGTCTTATCCTTAGATATTCCTTCTGGACTAAATGGGGAAACAGGAAATCCTTCTCCTTTAGCTGTAAAAGCTGATGTAACAATCACATTTGAAGAAGCAAAATTGGGTCTTTTTTTACCACCAGCCAAACCCTATGTAGGAACATTAAAAATAGGAAAAATCGGTATACCCAAAAAAATAAAAATAGAAAATCCGTGCACCCATTATGCACTAACCCATAAAATCTTAAATTTACTTTCCCTTCCTCCAAGTACTTTACATAAAGGTAAAGCAGGACATGTCTTAATAATAGGCGGATCTCCAGGACTTTGCGGAGCCCCTCAGCTAGCTGCCCTAGGAGCCTTAAGAAGTGGGGCTGGACTGGTTACAGTAGCATGTCCTCAATCTTTAAAGACTGAAGTAAAAGGATGTTTCCCAGAAATAATGACTTTATTTGTTAACAATTCAGACTCTTATCTTGGACCGGAAACATTAGAAATTATTAAAGAAAATCTCTTTAAGTTTAAAGCTGTTGTATTTGGACCAGGGCTGGGAAGAAATAAATCTTGTCTTGAATTATTAAAATCATATCTTTGCTTAGAAAACTACCCTCTTACTGTATTTGATGCTGATTCGCTATATTTTTTCGCATCTTATCCTGAATTATTTGATATGATAAAAAACAAAAATGAAGTCATTTTTACCCCCCATCCTGGAGAAATGGCTAGATTCTTTGGAAATAAAGCAGAAGATATCAATCAACAACGCGCAAAATATGCTTATGAATTTGTAAATAAGTATAAAGTTAATCTTATCCTAAAAGGCGCAGCAACCATTGTAGCTGTGCCAGGAAAACCACTTTATATTTCCCCTTTTGCTACTCCTAACTTAGCTTTAGGAGGCTCTGGCGATATTTTAGCAGGTATTTTAGGCTCTCTTTTGGCACAAGGTTATTCTCCTTTAAATGCTGCCTGTTTAGGTGTGTATATGCATGGTCTAACAGGACAATATTTAGGAGAAAAGTATCCATATCGCGGCAATTTAGCGCAAGATATTGCCAATTCTCTTCCTCTTGTATTGGCCAAAGTAATTAAGCAAAGTAATTAA
- the tsaE gene encoding tRNA (adenosine(37)-N6)-threonylcarbamoyltransferase complex ATPase subunit type 1 TsaE, which produces MKINNLNLNKTQKLAHLLGNIFSLTNKWPIILLEGTLGAGKTTFVRFFVENFPQGELAEVGSPSFNILNLYPTIPEIAHLDLYRLSSLGWDDFLEEIIFDPFKIKLIEWSNFLPKSIQLEDYLKISIQIEKNLRTFSFTAKGSGRKILSQLNV; this is translated from the coding sequence ATGAAAATAAACAATCTTAATCTAAACAAAACACAAAAACTTGCTCACCTTTTAGGAAATATATTTTCTTTAACAAATAAATGGCCTATTATTCTCTTAGAAGGAACCTTAGGGGCTGGAAAAACAACCTTTGTACGTTTTTTTGTAGAAAATTTCCCTCAAGGAGAATTGGCAGAGGTCGGCAGCCCTAGTTTTAATATTTTAAATCTCTATCCCACTATTCCAGAAATAGCTCATCTAGATCTATATCGTCTTTCATCGCTGGGATGGGATGATTTTTTGGAGGAAATTATTTTTGATCCATTTAAAATTAAATTGATTGAATGGAGTAATTTTTTACCTAAATCTATTCAATTAGAAGACTATCTAAAAATCTCTATTCAAATAGAAAAAAATTTACGCACTTTTAGCTTTACGGCCAAAGGAAGTGGACGTAAAATACTTTCTCAACTCAATGTTTAG